ATCATACATGTCTTTGATTTCGGCAGGGGCGTCAGCAGGTGGTGTAAACTGTTGCTGAACGCCTGGTTCGGCCGTAAAACCTGGTTGCTCTTCTTTGGAACAGGCTGTAAAGCAGGCTGCCAGTGCGAGGATGGAAACATATATCGGCTTCATGTGTTGTCTCATTTTGTGTTATGATCAGGGGTTTAAAGGGATAGAAGGACTGTTGTTGATCTCTGACAGTGGCAATTGCAGGAGATAACGGTTGTCATTTTGTTTTAACTCATAGATCTGTCCGTTTTTATAGACATGGGAGAGGGCCGGTTTACCCAGCCGTCTGAGGTCCATCCAACGGATACCACCTTCAAAGGCGGTTTCTATACGGCGCTCCTCGAGAACACGGTTCAATAAAGTCTCATCTGTAAAGTCAGCGGCTTTCAACGGTACAAATTCGCCTTTCCGTATACGGCGCACCAATAATGTGTTGAGGTCAGCGATAGCTTTGTCCTTTTGCTTTAGCCTGGCATAGGCTTCTGCCCGTATTACATAACACTCGCTCACTTTCAGGCCGATGTAATAACAGGGCTTGTCCTGTTTGGCGTACATGTTGTACAACGTTGGCCCGTTCAGTTTACCATCTGTGGTATTCAGGTCTGCAAAAGTGGAAAAGATATAACGACGATAGTCACTGCCACCGGCAGGACGGTTGCATAATGCGAGCAACTCCAATGATGGCCTGAACACCGTATTGCTATGATAATAGATATTCATATTAGCGGTACCGCCGGTAAAAAACAGTACTTCGTTTTTATAATCTCCTGCATCGATAAAACCCGTGTTAAGGGCAAATGCACGGGCATTTCCTTCACTTTCAATATAGGTCTGCATGTTATTCATATCAGACAATGGCTTGTTCACGATTACATCCGTGGCAGCAGCGATGGCTTTGTCGTAGTCACCCATGAAGAGATGTACACGTGCCTGTAAAGCCTCAACAGCACTGGCATCCATACGG
This sequence is a window from Chitinophaga varians. Protein-coding genes within it:
- a CDS encoding RagB/SusD family nutrient uptake outer membrane protein gives rise to the protein MKLRYLTPLLLFSLIFTSCNKMLDIKPVNRMMPVSISDYESVLVGGYPRVDYFMKTELMTDNMTANLNIVASPQKELELWFSWSPSKQPDGGELDPYWGQLYTSIYYANTVLDNFNDRQPELNEKELYETVKGEAYALRAWCYFYLVNFYAEPYSPATTQAYGVPMPLSAKDVHQHTQNNVREPLGKVYAQILSDLEQASGLLAGKKARNVFRMDASAVEALQARVHLFMGDYDKAIAAATDVIVNKPLSDMNNMQTYIESEGNARAFALNTGFIDAGDYKNEVLFFTGGTANMNIYYHSNTVFRPSLELLALCNRPAGGSDYRRYIFSTFADLNTTDGKLNGPTLYNMYAKQDKPCYYIGLKVSECYVIRAEAYARLKQKDKAIADLNTLLVRRIRKGEFVPLKAADFTDETLLNRVLEERRIETAFEGGIRWMDLRRLGKPALSHVYKNGQIYELKQNDNRYLLQLPLSEINNSPSIPLNP